GTTGTCGCGTCTTCTGGGCTCTTGTCTGGCCTCCATCTGATGAACCTTGGGAATCTTATGGATATTCCTGCACCTGGTTTTACCCAGCCGTGGCAACAGGTGTGTATGGGTGATAGGGTCAGTTCTGCACCTATTATCTCGGCGACGAGAGCTGGCTGGACCCAGACATCCGGTTTCATCTTTGAGTCTACGCGAGGATGCTTATGTGGTATTATGTAGGGCTTGAGCATCTCATTGAGTCTCTCTAGGTCCTCGTCTGTGAAGCCGCTGCCGACTTTACAGACTGTCTTGAACGTGTCTGTGTCGGGGTCATAGGCGGCCATTAGTAATGCACCGAATTTTCCGCCTCTCCTACCCTTGCCGTAGAAGGCGCCAACTACCACCAGGTCCACAGTGTCTATCATTTCGCTCTTGTAGTCACGCTTGTACTTTATCCATAGCCAGCCGCGGGCGCCAGCCTGATAGATGCTCCTGGAGTGCACCGCCTTGGCCATTACTCCCTCGGCGCCATCCTCTATGGCGCGTAGGAAGAACTGCTCTAACTCCTCCGGCTTATCGGTGTAGATGTGCTCTGCTAGCCTCCAGGTGTCGCTCTGGACTAGCACCTCCTCTAGGTGTTTCCTGCGCTCGGGGAGAGGCTTCACCGTGAGATCCTCGCCGTCGCGATACAGAATGTCGAAGAGGTAGACGGCCACCGGCACCTCCTTCATCGCTATGTGTATGTCGTGCTTCCTCTTCCTTCTCATTAGCTCCTGGAAGGGTCGGAGCTCCCCGGTATCCGGGTCTATCGCGACGATCTCCCCCTCCACGATAGCCTCGTTGGCCTTGATGCCCTTGAGCGCCATCTCGACGACATCCGGGTACATCTTCGTTATGTTCTCGAGGCGCCTCGAGAATATCCAGATCTTGTCTCCCTTCTTGTGTATCTGGGCACGCTCGCCGTCATACTTGTACTCGACTAGAGCCCTCCCACCTAGCTTCTTGAGTATCTCGACAGGGTTGTTCAGCCTCTCCGCCAACATCGGGCGTATTGGGATGCCCACCTCTGGCTTGATGTTCTTCACCGCTTCTACGCCCTGCGTGGCCAGTATCTTGGCCACTAGGCCTAGGTCGGCGCGCAGGTTGTAAGCCCTCTCGACAACATGTTTCATCGCAGCTGAGCCGGCATAGACTATTGACAATGCCTCGATTATCGTCGCGTCGCCAACACCAAGCCTAAGCCTACCCTCAATGAACCTGACTATGTACTTCGCCTCACGGGGAGAGGCCTCCGCTATCAGACCGGCGACTAGCTTCAGCTTCAGCTCTCTGCTGCCCTCACCCGTCGTCAACGCGACACGCGCGAGGGTATCATACACCTTCTCGACTGTGAGGGTTGACTCGCCGCTAGATGGTTGCTTCATAAAAGCGAGTAGACCTACCGCCTTGGCTCCCTTCTCCTTCTCCCTCTTCAACCTCTCAACCGCTAAGCCTAGGTCGCCAAGCCTCTTCGCAAGCTCCTCCACGGTCCTCTCGGGGACGTGGAGCGCGATGGAGACCGCCTTGATGAGCGTCTTCTCGCCCACGCCTAGCTCGGGTAGCCCCTTCCAGTCCGGCCATAGCTTACCCTGGAGGAAGTACACCACTTTGTCGATGGTCTCGGGGGGCGTCTTCTTGAAGAGGTCTACGAGATAGAGGACCATCTGTGTCCTGCTGGTAGTCCTCTCTAGCTTCTCGAAGGTCTCTGCTAGTATGCTAAAGGGCATGGGCATAGCCTAGTGATACCCCCGTTTCGGGTAGAGCCCCTCGACCCTCTAAAACCCAAGGTACCAGGTCGTACTACCAGTCGACCGCGCGGACCAGCCGATGCAGCACTCTCTTGCCGCGCTTAAACACCTCCAGGAGAACGCTGTACGCCCTCTCGAGCCCACCCCTATCAAGCACAAGCTCGCCATCCACAGCTAGGAGTATGTCTAGGCGCGTCTCGCCACGCAGCACCACATAGAAGCCGCAGCTCGACGAGCGATAACAGCTATACTTGAGGCCCGCGGAGACAGCCGCCCTTACGAGCATCTCCGCGTCACTACTCGATGACGCGTACAGCGCTACTATGGGCGGCTCAACGCTAACCCAAACTATCTTGTACTCGCTGGCCGCGCTGGAAGCCAGGCGCCACAAATCATCCACAGTAGGTGGCTCCACATGCCACGCCCTGAGGACTCCGCCCCCTCTCTTGTCCTCAATACCCGTCCTCGTCGCCTTGAGCGCTATGCGCCCACTGCAACTGCTCACCGTCACATAGCCCCTAGCCCAGAGTTTGGAGAGAAGCGGCTTCACATCCGGGTCTAGCCTGCCAGACTCCGAATCAATATACAACCTCCAGAGGTTACTCTTCCTCAG
The Pyrolobus fumarii 1A DNA segment above includes these coding regions:
- a CDS encoding tRNA(Phe) 7-((3-amino-3-carboxypropyl)-4-demethylwyosine(37)-N(4))-methyltransferase, which gives rise to MPLHGDACLQELRKSNLWRLYIDSESGRLDPDVKPLLSKLWARGYVTVSSCSGRIALKATRTGIEDKRGGGVLRAWHVEPPTVDDLWRLASSAASEYKIVWVSVEPPIVALYASSSSDAEMLVRAAVSAGLKYSCYRSSSCGFYVVLRGETRLDILLAVDGELVLDRGGLERAYSVLLEVFKRGKRVLHRLVRAVDW
- the lig gene encoding DNA ligase; amino-acid sequence: MPMPFSILAETFEKLERTTSRTQMVLYLVDLFKKTPPETIDKVVYFLQGKLWPDWKGLPELGVGEKTLIKAVSIALHVPERTVEELAKRLGDLGLAVERLKREKEKGAKAVGLLAFMKQPSSGESTLTVEKVYDTLARVALTTGEGSRELKLKLVAGLIAEASPREAKYIVRFIEGRLRLGVGDATIIEALSIVYAGSAAMKHVVERAYNLRADLGLVAKILATQGVEAVKNIKPEVGIPIRPMLAERLNNPVEILKKLGGRALVEYKYDGERAQIHKKGDKIWIFSRRLENITKMYPDVVEMALKGIKANEAIVEGEIVAIDPDTGELRPFQELMRRKRKHDIHIAMKEVPVAVYLFDILYRDGEDLTVKPLPERRKHLEEVLVQSDTWRLAEHIYTDKPEELEQFFLRAIEDGAEGVMAKAVHSRSIYQAGARGWLWIKYKRDYKSEMIDTVDLVVVGAFYGKGRRGGKFGALLMAAYDPDTDTFKTVCKVGSGFTDEDLERLNEMLKPYIIPHKHPRVDSKMKPDVWVQPALVAEIIGAELTLSPIHTCCHGWVKPGAGISIRFPRFIRWRPDKSPEDATTTKELYEMYKRQLHKIEEKTATREAA